One genomic window of Leptospira johnsonii includes the following:
- a CDS encoding UDP-2,3-diacylglucosamine diphosphatase, with translation MKFRKGRLYDAFFISDIHYLLNKKIKSHKHKELFQLLDHLNKKEVRFDNLYLVGDIIENWFFSADRRLQRVKGKKRFNKLFDRLDRLSSGNGKKYYIVGNHDTTSYLMRLTPKVEHYLIERGWIICEKAENETLIAIHGHQGQYNKFSWMGSILVLRILHVFASAFPAMFKFSENFYHKHLNRQDPSTVEETLHYYQKLSKLTHQDRKVLISGHTHDFLCIPKMNIINTGDWVKSNSFVIQDGKKFSGIRMTARKEFKKEFVLHV, from the coding sequence ATGAAATTTCGAAAAGGAAGACTTTACGACGCGTTTTTCATTTCGGACATCCATTATCTTCTGAATAAGAAGATAAAATCCCACAAACACAAAGAGCTATTCCAGTTACTGGATCATTTGAACAAAAAGGAAGTCAGGTTTGATAATCTGTACCTGGTCGGTGACATTATTGAAAACTGGTTTTTCAGTGCGGATAGAAGGTTACAAAGAGTTAAAGGTAAAAAAAGATTTAATAAACTTTTTGACCGCCTAGATAGACTTTCTTCCGGTAATGGCAAAAAATATTATATTGTTGGAAACCACGACACCACTTCTTATCTGATGAGGCTGACCCCCAAGGTAGAACATTATCTGATAGAAAGAGGTTGGATTATTTGCGAGAAGGCAGAAAATGAAACTCTGATCGCCATCCATGGCCACCAAGGCCAATATAATAAATTTAGCTGGATGGGCTCTATTCTTGTCCTAAGGATCCTTCATGTATTCGCATCTGCGTTTCCGGCGATGTTCAAATTTTCCGAAAACTTCTACCATAAACATTTAAACAGACAAGATCCAAGCACCGTAGAAGAGACATTACACTATTATCAAAAGCTTTCCAAACTCACCCACCAAGATAGGAAGGTTTTAATCTCCGGTCATACCCACGACTTTTTATGTATCCCTAAAATGAATATTATCAATACAGGGGATTGGGTGAAGAGTAATAGTTTCGTAATCCAGGACGGTAAAAAATTTTCCGGAATTCGGATGACTGCCAGAAAAGAATTCAAGAAAGAATTCGTCTTACATGTTTGA